The proteins below are encoded in one region of Roseovarius bejariae:
- the csgH gene encoding curli-like amyloid fiber formation chaperone CsgH → MKISRLLFALLAAWPFSVASDEVPRAWLDMSQNDGLVQIEVFSNLEKGVGGEYQLDVVKSGPSGKSVNRQSGTVPVSQGEAMGPLSVSRVSLEPEASLSVTLKVTDKNGSVFEDEKSLTGQ, encoded by the coding sequence ATGAAGATCAGTCGACTATTATTCGCGCTCCTCGCGGCCTGGCCCTTTTCCGTGGCCTCTGATGAGGTTCCGCGTGCTTGGCTCGATATGTCCCAAAACGATGGGCTTGTTCAGATTGAGGTCTTCTCGAACCTTGAAAAGGGGGTAGGCGGAGAGTACCAGCTTGACGTCGTCAAGAGTGGCCCAAGCGGTAAATCCGTCAACAGGCAATCGGGTACGGTGCCCGTGTCCCAAGGTGAGGCCATGGGCCCCCTTTCGGTCTCGCGCGTCTCGCTTGAACCCGAGGCCAGTTTGAGCGTCACATTGAAGGTGACCGACAAGAACGGGTCTGTCTTCGAAGATGAGAAATCCCTGACCGGTCAGTGA
- a CDS encoding calcium-binding protein, with the protein MLAVGATAFYGFDALVADPDGEGADAVPQPGQAPETGAPTHLDISALDEGGSAITEGTDGVDTLSGSEGLDQINGYGGGDHIDGFEGRDDLHGEAGQDTLIGSEGEDTLHGGDGDDVLSGGADDDTLFGGNQDDVLDGDHGDDSLVGSDGNDTLSGGAGDDALHGELGHDNLAGGPGQDTLFGSNGNDILNGADDQDADYLNGGAGEDTIAAGAGDVVNTGDGADTVTLNARLANDHQPLITDFSADEDGLAVIFDDFADPDPDVTIEEDPVSANRMSVLINGNAVASLDRSPGLTLDHITLIPQSSL; encoded by the coding sequence ATGTTGGCCGTCGGTGCGACGGCTTTCTATGGTTTTGATGCGCTTGTCGCAGATCCTGATGGCGAGGGGGCGGATGCTGTGCCCCAACCGGGGCAGGCACCGGAAACCGGCGCCCCCACGCATTTGGACATCTCGGCATTGGATGAGGGGGGCAGCGCAATTACCGAAGGTACGGATGGCGTGGACACCCTCTCAGGCAGTGAAGGCCTTGATCAGATCAACGGGTATGGCGGTGGCGATCATATCGACGGGTTTGAAGGCCGTGATGACCTTCACGGTGAGGCGGGGCAAGATACGCTTATCGGCTCCGAAGGCGAGGACACCCTGCATGGAGGTGATGGAGATGACGTCCTGTCCGGTGGGGCCGATGACGATACGCTTTTTGGCGGCAACCAAGATGATGTGCTTGATGGTGACCATGGCGATGACAGCCTTGTCGGAAGCGATGGCAACGATACCTTGAGTGGCGGTGCAGGGGACGACGCTCTGCATGGCGAACTGGGCCATGACAATCTGGCCGGTGGACCGGGGCAGGACACGCTTTTTGGCTCCAACGGCAACGACATTCTGAACGGCGCAGATGATCAGGATGCAGACTACCTAAACGGCGGCGCCGGGGAGGATACGATCGCTGCCGGAGCCGGTGATGTCGTCAATACAGGTGATGGCGCCGATACTGTCACTTTGAATGCGCGCTTGGCAAATGACCACCAGCCGCTGATTACAGATTTCTCGGCTGACGAAGATGGTCTTGCCGTGATTTTTGATGATTTTGCCGACCCAGATCCTGACGTCACGATTGAAGAAGACCCGGTTTCGGCCAATCGTATGTCCGTTCTGATAAACGGGAATGCGGTCGCGTCGCTTGATCGTTCCCCCGGCTTGACTTTGGACCATATCACGTTGATCCCGCAAAGTAGTCTATAG